ATCATGGGCTGCCGGGACGATCCCAAGGATCCCAACCGCGGCGAGGCCAATCTCGCCGGCTATTGCAACAAGCAGTTCGACGAGCTCGCCGACAAGGTTCTCGTGGAATCCGATACAGCCAAGCGCGATCTCCTGATCAAGCAGGCCTTCGAGGTCTCGATGAAGGACTGGGCCTACGTTCCGCTGCACCAGCAGGCGCTCGCCTGGGGCGTGTCGAAGAAGGTGAAACTGACCCAGCGTGCGGACAACATGGTCATGCTCTACTGGGCGACCAAGCAGGACGAGTAGGTGTCGACAAGTTGTGAAGTCCCGGAAGCCCTGGCTTCCGGGACTTGCCGTTTCGGGCTAACGCGATGACGCGTGCTGCTGAAGACATGTGAAAGGAACAGATGCTCGCTTTCACACTGCGCCGAGCCATCCAGGCCATCGGTGTCATGATCGCCGTCGGGATCATTTCGTTCTCGATGTTCCGCTTCGCCGGCGATCCCGTGAACCAGATGGTCGGGATGGACACCTCGGGCGCCGAGCGCGCCGCGATCCGCAAATCGCTCGGCCTCGACGATCCCGTGATCGTGCAATTCGGCCGTTATGTCGGCAACGCCGCGCAATTCAAATTCGGCGTGTCATACCAGTTCCGCCTGCCGGTCACCAATCTGCTGATCGAGCGGATGCCGGCAACGCTTGAGCTCGCGATCTGCGCCACCATCTTCGCCATGGTCAGCGGCATCCTGATGGGGGTCTATTCGGCGCTGCGCCGTGATAGCTGGCTCTCGCACATATTTCAGGCCGTCTCGCTGATCGGCATCTCGCTGCCGACCTTCCTGATCGGCATTCTCATGATCTACCTGTTCTCCGTGACGCTCGGTTGGCTACCCTCGTTCGGGCGGGGCGATGTCGTGCATATCGGCTGGTGGACGACGGGGCTCCTGACGCTGTCAGGCTTGAAGGCGCTGATCATGCCATCAATCACCCTCGGCCTGTTCCAGATGACGCTGATCATGCGGCTGGTCCGCGCGGAGATGCTGGAAGTGCTGCGCACCGACTACATCCGCTTCGCCCGCGCGCGCGGGCTGACCACGCGGGCGATCCATTTCGGCCATGCGCTGCGCAACACACTGATTCCCGTAATCACCGTGGCGGGCTTGCAATTTGGCTCGGTCATAGCTTTCGCAATCATCACCGAGACGGTGTTCCAGTGGCCGGGCATGGGGCTCCTGTTCGTGCAGGCGGTTCAGAACGTCGATATCCCGATCATGGCGGCCTATCTGATGATGGTGTCCCTGATCTTCGTCACCATCAATCTCGTGGTTGATATCCTCTACACCATCGTCGATCCGCGGCTGCGCTCGACGGTCAGCCGGGCGCACTGACATGAGCGAGGCCGTCGTTCCACACAGCACCGAGAAGCGCGCCGCCGCCGCACCCGGCTGGTTCAGGCGCGCGCTCGACAGCGACCTGTTCTATTCGTTCCGCCGCTCCAAGATCACCATGATCGCCGCCGTAGTGACGCTGCTGTTCTTCCTGTTCGCGATCTTTGCCTCGGTGCTGTCGGTGCAAAATCCGTTCGACCCGGCGCAGCTCCAGCTGATGAATTCGCGCATCTCGCCGCTCTGGACCGCCGACGGCCAGAGCCCGTTCCTGCTCGGCACCGACGAGCAGGGCCGCGACGTGCTGTCAGCGATCCTCTACGGCCTGCGCATCTCGCTTCTCGTCGGCGTACTCGGCGTGGTTTTATCCGGCGCGATCGGCATCCTGCTCGGGCTGACGGCCGGTTATTTCGGCGGCGCCATCGACGGGCTGATCATGCGCATCGCCGACGTGCAACTTTCTTTTCCGGCCATCCTGATCGCGCTCTTGATCAACGGCATCGCCAAATCGGTCTTTGGCAACAAGCTCGACGAGATGAGCATGTTGGCGGTGCTGGTCTTCGCGATCGGGCTGAGTTTTTGGGTGCAGTACGCGCGCACGGTGCGTGGCTCGGTGCTGGTCGAAAAGAACAAGGATTATGTCGCAGCCGCGCAATTGATCGGCCTGCCTGCCCCCGTGATCATGCTGCGCCACGTGCTGCCGAACACCACAGGGCCGATCCTCGTGATCGCCACCATCAACCTCGCGCTCGCCATCATCACCGAGGCAACGCTGTCGTTCCTCGGCTCGGGCATGCCCGAGACCATGCCGTCGCTCGGCACGCTGATCCGCATCGGCAACGGCTATCTGTTCGCAGGCGAATGGTGGATCGTCGCATTCCCCGGAATCGCACTCGCTGCCCTGATCCTGTCGATCAACCTGCTCGGCGACTGGCTGCGCGACGCGCTCAACCCGAAACTCCGATGAGTATCCAGCGTTCATGACCGAACCCGTTCTCTCCGTCCGCAATCTCCAGGTCGAATTCGCCTCCCGCCGCGGCACGCTGCGCGCGATCGACGGCGTCTCCTTCGACATCGCCAAGGGCGAGGTGCTCGGCGTGGTCGGCGAATCCGGGGCCGGCAAATCCGTCACCGGCCTTTCGGTGATCGGCCTGATCGATCCGCCCGGCCGCATCGCCGGTGGCGAGATCCATCTCGCAGGCCTGCGCATCGACAACCTGCCGCCTGAGGAAATGCGCCGTATCAGGGGAAAGCGCATCGGCATGATCTTCCAGGATCCGCTCACGTCCCTCAATCCGCTGTACAAGGTCGGCGACCAGATCGTGGAAACGATCCGGACCCACCTCAATCTCTCCGAACAGGCGGCCCGCCGCCGTGCCATCGACCTGCTCGCCGAGGTAGGCATTCCCGCGCCGGAGAAACGCATCGACGGCTATCCTCATGAATTCTCCGGCGGCATGCGACAGCGCGTGGTGATTGCACTTGCGATCTGCGCCGAGCCGGAGTTGATCATCGCGGACGAGCCGACCACCGCCCTCGACGTCTCCGTGCAGGCGCAGATCATCTCGCTGATCAAGCGTCTCGGCCGAGACCACGGTACCGCCGTGATGCTGGTGACGCACGACATGGGCGTGATCGCCGAGACTTCTGATCGCGTCGCGGTGATGTATGCCGGCCGCGTCGCCGAGATCGGCCCGGTGCAGGACGTCGTCAGGAACCCGCTGCACCCCTATGCCAAGGGTTTGATGGGCGCGATCCCGACGCTTGCCGGCGACGACAAGCGTCTGGTGCAGATCCCCGGCTCGATGCCGCGCCTGTCGGCGATCCCGCGCGGCTGCTCGTTCAACCCGCGCTGCGCGTTCGCGTTCGATCGCTGCCGGGTAGAGCGACCAGAGCCGCTGCCGCGTGGCACACAATCGGTTGCCTGCCATCTCTATGACAGCGTACCGGCGGAGACCGCGGCATGAGCGCCCCCTTAGTCCAGGCCACAAATCTCCGTCGCGTCTTCGACGTCTCAAAACCCTGGCTCAACCGCGTACTCGAAGGCGGACATCTCGAATATCTCAAGGCTGTCGATCACGTCACCTTCGACATCAAGAAGGGCGAGACCTTTGCGCTGGTCGGTGAGTCCGGTTCAGGCAAGACTACAGTGGCGCGGATGGTGGTCGGCCTGTTGCCGCCGAGTTCCGGCGATGTCCTGATCGACGGCGTCTCGATGACCGATCCACGGCAAGGTCAGGCGCGCCGCAAGCTGCGCCGCCGCATCCAGATGATTTTTCAGGACCCGTATGCGAGCCTGAACCCGCAGTTCCGCGTCGACGCCATCATCTCCGAACCGATCCGCGCCTTCGACCTGATCCAGGGCGAGCGCGATATCCAGTCCCGCGTCGGCGAGTTGCTCAGTCTTGTCGGCCTGCATCCCGACGACCGCCTGAAATATCCGCATGAATTCTCCGGCGGCCAGCGCCAGCGCATCGCGATCGCCCGCGCGCTCGCCTCCGACGCCGAATTCATCGTCTGCGACGAGCCGACCTCGGCGCTCGACGTCTCCGTGCAGGCGCAGATCCTGAACCTGATGCGCGACCTCCAGGACAAGTTCGGCCTGACCTACATGTTCATCAGCCACAACCTCGCCGTGGTCCGGCACATGGCGAGCCGCGTCGGGGTGATGTATCTCGGCCGAATCGTCGAGATCGCGGAGGGTCGCGAGCTGTTCGCCCGTCCGCGCATGCCCTACACCAAGATGCTGCTGGGCGCCGTGCCTGATCTGGCAATGAGCGGCCGCCAGCGCATTCCGGTGAAAGGCGAGATCCCGAACCCGATCAATCCGCCGCCCGGCTGTGCCTTCAATCCGCGCTGCCCGCTGGCGTTCGATCTCTGCCGCAAGGAGGCTCCAGAACTGATCAATGGCGTCGCCTGCCACGCGGTTAACACCGCGCCGGTCCCGGCGTGACGCGCGCGTGCCATGCTAGCAGCGCATTGGCGGCACGGCATTGCCTGTGATCAATTGCGCGCCGCAAATGAGGTAGCCATGGCCAGCAATGTCAATCCCGATCCCTTCACGACGCGCCCAGAGATCGAAGGCACGTTCGGTGTCGTCGCCACCACGCACTGGATCGCAACCGCCGTCGGCATGGCTGTTCTGGAAAAGGGCGGCAATGCCTTCGACGCCGGTGTCGCCACGGCCTTCACGCTTCAAGTGGTCGAGCCGCATCTGAACGGCCCCGGCGGCGACGTGCCTGTTATCGTCCATGACGTGAAGCGCGGCCGCACCGAGGTGATCTGCGGCCAGGGCCCGGCACCGGCGCGCGCCACCATCGCGCATTACAAGAGCGAGGGCCTCGACATGGTGCCCGGCACCGGCCTGCTAGCGGCCTGTGTCCCCGGCACCTTCGAATCCTGGATGATGCTGCTCCGCGATTACGGCACGATGCGAGTGCGCGACGTGCTGGAACCCGCGATCTCCTATGCCCGCGACGGCTACCCGCTGGTCGAGCGCGCCTGCGCCACGATCCAGACTGTCGAGCAATTGTTCCGCAAGCACTGGCCGACCTCGGCCGCGGTCTACCTGCCGAACGGCGAAGTGCCGAAGCCGGGTACGCTCTTCACTAACAAGACGCTGGCCGCGACCTACACCCGGATTCTGAACGAAGCCGAGAGCGGCGCTGGTGGCCGCGACGCCGAGATCGAGCGGGCGCGAAAGGCCTGGTCGCGAGGTTTCGTCGCGGAAGCGATCGACAAGTTCTGCCGGACGCAGGAGGTGATGGACGTCAGCGGCTCGCCACATCGCGGCGTGCTCTCCGCCGACGACATGGCACGCTGGCAGCCGACGATCGAGGCGCCGCTCACCTACGATTATGGCCGCTACACCGTCTGCAAGGCCGGCGTCTGGAGCCAGGGCCCGGTGACCCTCCAGCAGCTCGCGCTGTTGAAGGGGTTTGCGCTGGACGGGCTCGATCCGACCGGGCCGGAGTTCATCCATCTCCAGATCGAATGCGCCAAACTAGCCTTCGCGGACCGCGAAAAATTCTACGGCGATCCCAAGTTCAGCGAGGTCCCGATCGCGACGCTGCTATCGGACGCCTACAACGACGAACGTCGTAAGCTGGTTACCGAGAAGGCTTCGCTCGATCTCCGGCCCGGTGCGGTCGAGGGTTTTGGCGGCGTGGTCAAGCTGCGCCGCGCTGAAGGGCAACGCGAGGCCGTTGGCGCGCTTGGAGCCGGCGAACCGACCGTGGGGCGCTTCGGCGAGGTGCGCGGCGACACCGTGCATTTCGACATCATCGACAAAGCCGGCAACATGGTGTCCTCGACGCCGTCGGGGGGCTGGCTGCAATCCTCGCCTGTCATTCCCGAGCTGGGTTTCTGCCTCGGCAGCCGCGCACAAATGTTCGAGTTGGAGGAGAACCAACCGAGCTCGCTCGCGCCGGGCAAGCGGCCCCGCACGACACTGTCGCCGACCATGGCGCTGCGCGACGGTGAGCCGTATCTCGCCTGGGGCTCGCCGGGCGGCGACCAGCAGGATCAATGGATCACGCAGTTCTTCCTGCGCCACGTCCATTGCAACCTCAATCTCCAGGAGGCGATCGACGCACCGGCCTGGCACTCCGAGCATTTCCCGATCTCGTTCTGGCCGCGCACGGCGCGCCCCGGCGTGCTCGTGGTCGAAAACCGGGTGCCCAAGGCGACGATCGAGAACCTTCGCGAGCGCGGGCACATCGTCGAGGTCGGCCCCGACTGGTCCGAGGGCCGTCTCACTGCAGCCTCGCGCGTCGGTGCGCGCCGGCGCGCCGCCGCCAATCCGCGCGGCATGCAGGGCTACGCCGCAGGACGCTGAAGCACATGACCTGGTCGATTATCGCGCGAGACCCTGCCACCGGCCAGTTCGGCATTGCGGTTGCGACCCGCTTCTTCGCCGTCGGCGCACATGTGCCCTACATCGCGGCGGGCCTCGGGGCCATTGCAACGCAAGCTTTCGTCAATCCCTATTACGGCATCGACGGCGTCAAGCTGTTACGCGAAGGCCTGAACGCGCATGACGTACTCGCCGCGCTGCTCGCGACCGACGACGGCCGCGAGAGCCGGCAGATCCACATCATGGACGCGAGTGGCGCGATTGCCGCGCATACCGGGCGCGATTGCGTCGACTGGTGCGGGCACATCGCCGGCAGCGGCTTCTCGATCGCAGGCAACATGCTCGCCGGCGCCGACGTCCTCGCCGAGACGGCAAAAACCTACATCGCCAATGACAGCCTGCCCTTCCCGCGCCGGCTGCTTGCAGCCATGCGCGCAGGCGAAGCCGCCGGCGGCGACAAGCGCGGCAAGCAGTCCGCGGCACTGCTGATCCACGGCGAGGAGGAATGGCCGGCGCTGGACATTCGTGCCGACGACCACCCTGATCCGCTCGGTGAACTCGAGCGGCTCGAGCGGGTCAGCCACGAACTCTGGGTCCACTTCCGCGGCTCTATGCCGACCCGGCGGAACCCGGCCGGCAACACCGATCGCAGCGTCATCGATGCCAGCATCGCCGCGGCACGAGCAAGACAGGCATGAGCGCAAGCCCTCTCATCGAGATCAGGGACCTGCGCATTCGCTTTCACGGCGACGACGGCCGTGTCACTCATGCGGTCGACAGCGTCGATCTCAGCGTCGCCAATGGCGCAACGCTCGGCCTCGTCGGCGAATCCGGCTGCGGCAAGAGCGTGACCTCGCTGGCGATCATGGGCTTGCTGCCGAAGCAGACGACGGAGATATCGGGCGCAATCCGCTTCGATGGCTTCGACCTGCTGAAGACTCCGGACCGGACGCTGCGCGACCTGCGCGGCAACCGGCTCGCGATGATCTTTCAGGAGCCGATGACCTCGCTCAACCCGAGCTTCACGATCGGCGACCAGATCATCGAGACCATTTTGCGCCATCGCGGCGGTTCGCGCCGCAGCGCACGGGACCGCGCGATCGAGCTGCTGCGCCGCGTGCACATCCCTTCGCCCGAGCGCCGGATCGACGAATATCCGCACAAGCTCTCCGGCGGCATGCGCCAGCGCGTCATGATCGCGATGGCGCTCGCCTGCGATCCGCAGCTCTTGATCGCGGACGAGCCGACCACTGCGCTCGACGTCACCCTGCAGGCCCAGATCCTGGAGCTGATGCGCGAGCTGAAGGCCGCGAGTGGCGCCGCCATCATTCTGATCACTCACGATCTCGGCGTCGTCGCCGAAGTCTGCGACGAGGTTGCGGTGATGTATGCCGGCGAGATCGTCGAGCGCGCGCCGGTCGACGAACTGTTCTCTGCACCGCAGCACCCCTACACGGTCGGCCTGCTCGGCTCGATCCCGCGGCTCGACCATCGCGCCGAGCAGCTTGCAACGATCGAGGGCATGGTGCCGAATATGGCGCAGCCGCCCGCCGGCTGCCGCTTCGCCGCACGCTGTCCCTTCGTGCTGGACGCCTGCACCAAGGCGCCGCCGCCGCTGGTGGAAGTTGGCCCCGCCCACCTCTCGCGCTGCATCCGCGCGCCGCTCGAACGTCTGGTGTCGTGATGGCGCTGCTCGAAGTCAACGGCCTGGTCAAGCATTTCGCCGCCCAGCGCTCGCTGTTCGGTCGCGCCCTGGCGCATGTCAAAGCCGTCGATGGCGTGTCATTTTCACTTGAAGCCGGCAAGACCCTCGCCTTGGTCGGCGAGTCCGGTTGCGGCAAATCCACCGTCAGCCGTCTGGTGCTGCGACTGATCGAACCAGATGCGGGCACGGTACGCTTCGACGGCCGCGATCTGCTCTCCCTCGATGCGAATGCGCTTCGCGAATTCCGCCGCGAGGCGCAGATCATCTTTCAGGACCCCTACGCCTCGCTCAATCCGCGCATGACGGTCGGCCAGATCCTGACCGAACCGCTGGCGCTGCACGATCTCGTGCCGTCAGCGCAGCGGCGCGAGCGTGTCGCGGAGCTGTTGCGGCTGGTCGGGCTCGAGCCGCGGCTGGCCCGGCGCTATCCGCACGAGTTCTCCGGCGGCCAGCGCCAGCGCATCGCCATAGCCCGCGCGCTTGCGGTCGAGCCGAAGCTGATCATCTGCGACGAGCCAGTCTCGGCGCTCGACGTCTCGATCCGCTCGCAGATATTGAATCTGTTGCGCGAACTCCAGGACCGGCTTGGTCTGGCTTATATCTTCGTTTCGCATGATCTCGCGGTGGTCAAGCACATTGCCGACCGCGTCGCGGTGATGAATCTCGGCGGCATCGTCGAAGAAGCCGATGCGGATGCGCTGTTCGCCGACCCACGCCATCCGTACAGCCGCGCCCTATTGTCCGCGATCCCGCTGCCGCAACCTCGCGCCAGGCGGGCGAAGGTCATCCTGCAAGGCGAGATCCCGAGCGCGCTCAATCCGCCAGCCGGCTGTCGCTTCCATACCCGCTGCCCCTTCGTGATCGACCGCTGCCGCACCGAGGCGCCCGCGTTGGTGGCAGACGAGGCAGGCCACGCCACCGCCTGCCATCGCGTCGGCGAGCTGCCTCCGGCCGACGGCATCCTGCCCACAGCGGGCGGATTCACGCCGGAACTGGCAAAATTAGTCGCAGCCTTCAGCCGAAAGACGGAAGGCGCAAGCCCGGCCGGGGTTGGTATACAGAGTGCAAGGCCTGCAACGACGTAGCCGGAGCAATGGGGACTGTCCGATGAAGATGTTTCGCCTCGCCGCAACCGCGGCTGCGTTCCTGCTGTCGCTTGGGGCCGCCCACGCGCAGACCACGCTGCGTATCGGCCTTGCCGAGGACCCCGATATTCTTGATCCCTCGATGGCGCGCACCTATGTCGGCCGCATCGTGTTCGCCGCATTCTGCGACAAGCTGTTCGACATCGACGAGAAGCTCAACATCGTGCCCCAGCTCGCGCTGTCGAGCGAGACCGCCGATGACGGCAAGGGCCTCGTCATCAAGCTCAGGCCCGGCGTGAAATTCCACGACGGCGAGCCTTTCGACGCGGAGGCCGCCAAATTCTCGCTGGAGCGCCATTTGACTCTCCCCGGCTCGTTCCGCAAGCCGGAGCTCGCCTCGGTAGACCACATCGATGTCGTCGATCCCCTCACCATCAAGCTGGTGCTGAAATCGCCGTTCTCGCCGTTGCTCGCCCAGCTCACAGATCGCGCCGGCATGATGATGTCGCCGAAAGCGGCGAAGGCAGCCGGCGACAAGTTCGGCCTGCACCCGGTCTGCGCCGGCCCTTATAAATTCGTCGAGCGCGTGCAGCAGGACCGCATCGTGTTCGAGAAGTTCGCGGACTACTGGAACAAGGACCACGTTTTCATCGACCGCATCGTGTTCCAGCCCATCGTCGATGCCACCGTGCGGCTGGCGAACCTGAAATCCGGCGCCCTCGATCTGATCGAGCGCGTGCTCGCCACCGATCTCAAGGAGGTGCGCGCCGATTCACGGCTGAAGGTCGCCACCGCCATCGAGCTCGGCTATCAGGGGATCACGCTCAATATCGGCAAGGATAAGGCCAAGGGACCGCTGAGCCAATCCGCCAAGGTGCGGCAGGCTCTCGACCTTGCCATCGACCGCGAGGCGATCAACCAGGTCGTGTTTAACGGCGAGTTTCAGGTCGGCAATCAATGGGTCAATCCTGATCATCCCTACTACCAAAAGAGCTTGCCGGTCCGTCCCCGCAATGTGGAGAAGGCCAAGGCGCTGCTGAAGGAAGCCGGCGTGACGCCGCCAGTCAGCGTCGACTTCCTGGTGCCGAAGGGCGCGGAGACGGAGACACCGGCGCAGGTGATCCAGTCGATGGCTGCAGAAGCTGGTTTCGACATGAAGATCCGCGTCACCGAATTCGCAACCGGGCTCAAGCAGGCCGAGGCCGGCGATTACCAGGCCTTCATGCTCGCCTGGAGCGGCCGCGTCGATCCTGACGGCAACACCTTCATCTTCCTGCACAGCGGCGCTCCTCAGAACTACGGCGACTGGAACGATGCGCAGGCCGACAAGGCGCTGGAAGACGCGCGGCTCGTGACCGGCCTCGCCAAGCGCAAGGCCAGCTACGAAGATTTGGCCAAGCTGGTCCAGGATGAGGAGCCGCTGCTCTATCTCTATCATCGCCGCATCATCATTGCGCATACCACCAAGCTCGAGGGCTACAGGCAGATGCCCGACGGCCTCGTGCGCGTCGTCGGCCTCAAGCTGAAGTGACGCTGCAGGGATGCTGAATTTCCTCGCCCGCCGGCTTGCGCAGATCGTACCGACACTGTTCTTTGTGTCGTTGCTGATCTTCTCGCTGCAGCAATTGCTGCCGGGCGATCCCGCCCTGGTGATGGCGGGAGAAGAGCGCGATCCGGCCGTGATCGAGCAGATCCGCCACCAATACCGGCTCGATCAGCCGGTCCCCGTGCAGTACGCCTACTGGATGAAGGGCGTGTTATCGGGCGATTTCGGCGAGTCCCTGCGTAACAAGATGCCGGTGCGCGAGCTGATTGCGCAAAAGCTGCCGGTGACACTGCAACTCGGTTCGATGGCGATCATCATCGCCTTCCTGATCGGCATTCCCGCCGGGATCGTCGCCGCCGTGAAGAAGGGAACGGCCTGGGACTACGGCGCCAATTTCTTCGCGCTATGGGGCATCTCGACGCCAAACTTCTGGCTCGGCATCATGCTGATCTTCCTGTTCTCGATCGAGCTCGGCTGGCTGCCGGCCTCGGGCTATGTGCCGCTCACCGAGAACTGGCGCGCGAGCCTGGCTGCCACCATCATGCCCGCTTTCGTGCTCGGCAATGCGATTGCCGCGGTCCTGATGCGGCATACCCGCAGCGCCATGCTCCAGGTGCTGGAAAGCGATTACGTCCGCACCGCGCGCGCCAAGGGGCTCTCCGAGCGTTCCGTGATCCTGAAACATGCCATGCGCAACGCGCTGACGCCGATCATCACGCTCGGCGCGCTCGAGCTCGGCACGCTGCTGTCCGGCGCCGTGCTGACCGAGCAGATCTTCTCCATTCCCGGCTTCGGCAAGCTGATCGTGGACGCCGTGTTCAACCGCGACTATGCCGTCGTGCAGGGTGTGGTGCTGGTGACCGCCACGGTCTACATCACCCTCAATCTGGTTGCCGACGTCGCCTACATCCTCGTCAACCCGCGGCTGAGGGGCTAGGCCATGACCGACGCCGCCCTGTCGGGCCCCCTTGTGCAAGCGGACGAACTGGACAGCCCGGCGCGCCGCGCGCGGCGTCACCTGTTCAAGCGCAAGGCAGCGGTTGCGGGCCTCGTGGTCCTCACCATCGTCATCCTGCTCGCGCTGCTCGCCCCTCTGATCGTGCCCTACGACCCCATCGCGACGAGCTGGAGCCTGGTGCGCAAGCCGCCCACATTCACGCACTGGTTCGGCACTGACGAGCTTGGCCGCGATATCCTGAGCCGCGTCGTCTACGGCGCGCGGGCCTCGCTGCTTGCGGGCCTGATCTCGGTCGCGATCGCCCTCGGCATCGGCGTGCCGCTCGGCCTTCTCGCCGGCTATCGCGGCGGGTTCGTCGATGCGCTGATCAGCCGGATCACCGATGCGATGCTGGCCTGCCCGTTCCTGATCCTGGCGATTGCGCTGGCGGCGTTCCTCGGTCCGAGCCTCGGCAACGCCATGATCGCGATCGGCATCTCGGCAACGCCCATCTTCATCCGCCTGACCCGCGGCCAGGTGCTGAGCGTCAAGGCCGAGGACTATGTCGAAGCGGCACGCGCACTCGGCAATCCGCCTTGGCGCATCGCTGTCTCGCACATCCTGCCGAACATCCTGCCCGCACTGCTGGTTCAGGCGACGCTCTCGATCGCAGCCGCCATCATCGCCGAGGCGGCGCTATCGTTCCTCGGCCTCGGCCAGCAGCCGCCGGCGCCATCCTGGGGCAGCATGCTTAACGCAGCGCAACGCTTCCTGACCCAGGCGCCCTGGATGGCGATCTGGCCGGGGCTTGCGATCTTCCTCGTGGTGCTGTCGCTGAACCTGCTTGGCGACGGCCTGCGCGACGCCCTCGACCCGCGGCAGCGTTAGATCACCACCTCGCGCATCACGCGGCGGCAATCCATCTCATATTCGAGGTCGACCACCGGCGGCCGCGCGAAGTGCCAGGTGAGGCCCGAGCGCAGCGCGCCACGGCGGACAAGCTCGTCGACAAGCGCATGGTGGAAGTCGTGCACGGAATAGGCCTGTACGCCGGTCGTGTCCTTCCAACCGAATCCGAACGCCGTCATCCGGTTCTCCATCTGCGACGTCGTGGTGAATCGCACCTTCTCGCGCAACCCCTCCGGGCTGAGGTCGCGGTAGCGTACCGTGCGCTCGACATAGCTGCCGCCGCCCTCGCGCGCCTCGGCACCGCCAGCAATGACGAAGGACGGCGCTTTGGAGCTTGTTGGGAACGTGAAGGAGAACGCGTAGAACGACGGCTCCGACGGCGGATCGATCTCGGGACAGACATTGCTGCGCGCCACCGGATTGGTGGTGCCGTCGAAGATGCCCCATTCCGACAGCGTCTTGACGTAATGCAAGTTGAATGCGCGGAAGCCCTCCTCGCTGAAGGCAGCCGGCGAGCGCAGCTCGCAGGCACAGAACGCCGTCAACGGGCGCCCTGCCTCCTGAATGAACTTTGCCGCAAGCGCAAACCCCTCGGCCAGAGGCACGAGGCGATCGAACCGGACGCGCTCGATCTCATAGCCGTCATCGGCGGCCGCACCAGCCGAATACTGAAACACGGAGGGAATGAACCGATAGTTGCCGGCGGAGAATTCACGCGTCATGACGAACTCCTAATCCAATTGAATGCGGATGCCCTTGCCGCCGTTGAGCAGGCGCCTCAAGTGAAATCCGGCGAGAGGATCGTCCGCGTGCATGCTGACCAGCGCGGCAAAGGCCGGCATGGCCGCGGCGTCACCGGCTTCCATCCTGGCAAAGGCCTCGGAATACAGCGCCGTCTCGGGCGCCTCGAATCTTTCACGCGGCAGCGGCTCGAACGCGCGCAGCGGCTCGCTACGCCCGCGCAGCATCAGATCGCCGACGGGACGCCCCTGAAAATTCCTGGCTGCCTCGGCGACACCCGAGCTGACACAGATACGCGTGCCCAGCTGCTTGTTCGCAGCTTCCAGCCGCGCGGCGATGTTGATGGTGTCCCCATACGCGGTGTAGTCGAAGAAGCGATTGCCGCCGAAATTGCCGACCAGCGCGGACCCGGCGTGAATGCCGATGCGGGTGGCTCCGAAATCCACGCCTCGATCACTTTGGCGCGCGCAAAAATCCTGTGCCCAGGCATCCAGATCATGGGCGCATGCGACC
This portion of the Bradyrhizobium diazoefficiens genome encodes:
- a CDS encoding ABC transporter ATP-binding protein, whose amino-acid sequence is MSASPLIEIRDLRIRFHGDDGRVTHAVDSVDLSVANGATLGLVGESGCGKSVTSLAIMGLLPKQTTEISGAIRFDGFDLLKTPDRTLRDLRGNRLAMIFQEPMTSLNPSFTIGDQIIETILRHRGGSRRSARDRAIELLRRVHIPSPERRIDEYPHKLSGGMRQRVMIAMALACDPQLLIADEPTTALDVTLQAQILELMRELKAASGAAIILITHDLGVVAEVCDEVAVMYAGEIVERAPVDELFSAPQHPYTVGLLGSIPRLDHRAEQLATIEGMVPNMAQPPAGCRFAARCPFVLDACTKAPPPLVEVGPAHLSRCIRAPLERLVS
- a CDS encoding ABC transporter ATP-binding protein, encoding MALLEVNGLVKHFAAQRSLFGRALAHVKAVDGVSFSLEAGKTLALVGESGCGKSTVSRLVLRLIEPDAGTVRFDGRDLLSLDANALREFRREAQIIFQDPYASLNPRMTVGQILTEPLALHDLVPSAQRRERVAELLRLVGLEPRLARRYPHEFSGGQRQRIAIARALAVEPKLIICDEPVSALDVSIRSQILNLLRELQDRLGLAYIFVSHDLAVVKHIADRVAVMNLGGIVEEADADALFADPRHPYSRALLSAIPLPQPRARRAKVILQGEIPSALNPPAGCRFHTRCPFVIDRCRTEAPALVADEAGHATACHRVGELPPADGILPTAGGFTPELAKLVAAFSRKTEGASPAGVGIQSARPATT
- a CDS encoding ABC transporter substrate-binding protein, with the protein product MKMFRLAATAAAFLLSLGAAHAQTTLRIGLAEDPDILDPSMARTYVGRIVFAAFCDKLFDIDEKLNIVPQLALSSETADDGKGLVIKLRPGVKFHDGEPFDAEAAKFSLERHLTLPGSFRKPELASVDHIDVVDPLTIKLVLKSPFSPLLAQLTDRAGMMMSPKAAKAAGDKFGLHPVCAGPYKFVERVQQDRIVFEKFADYWNKDHVFIDRIVFQPIVDATVRLANLKSGALDLIERVLATDLKEVRADSRLKVATAIELGYQGITLNIGKDKAKGPLSQSAKVRQALDLAIDREAINQVVFNGEFQVGNQWVNPDHPYYQKSLPVRPRNVEKAKALLKEAGVTPPVSVDFLVPKGAETETPAQVIQSMAAEAGFDMKIRVTEFATGLKQAEAGDYQAFMLAWSGRVDPDGNTFIFLHSGAPQNYGDWNDAQADKALEDARLVTGLAKRKASYEDLAKLVQDEEPLLYLYHRRIIIAHTTKLEGYRQMPDGLVRVVGLKLK
- a CDS encoding ABC transporter permease, which encodes MLNFLARRLAQIVPTLFFVSLLIFSLQQLLPGDPALVMAGEERDPAVIEQIRHQYRLDQPVPVQYAYWMKGVLSGDFGESLRNKMPVRELIAQKLPVTLQLGSMAIIIAFLIGIPAGIVAAVKKGTAWDYGANFFALWGISTPNFWLGIMLIFLFSIELGWLPASGYVPLTENWRASLAATIMPAFVLGNAIAAVLMRHTRSAMLQVLESDYVRTARAKGLSERSVILKHAMRNALTPIITLGALELGTLLSGAVLTEQIFSIPGFGKLIVDAVFNRDYAVVQGVVLVTATVYITLNLVADVAYILVNPRLRG
- a CDS encoding ABC transporter permease, translated to MTDAALSGPLVQADELDSPARRARRHLFKRKAAVAGLVVLTIVILLALLAPLIVPYDPIATSWSLVRKPPTFTHWFGTDELGRDILSRVVYGARASLLAGLISVAIALGIGVPLGLLAGYRGGFVDALISRITDAMLACPFLILAIALAAFLGPSLGNAMIAIGISATPIFIRLTRGQVLSVKAEDYVEAARALGNPPWRIAVSHILPNILPALLVQATLSIAAAIIAEAALSFLGLGQQPPAPSWGSMLNAAQRFLTQAPWMAIWPGLAIFLVVLSLNLLGDGLRDALDPRQR
- the cnbZ gene encoding 2-amino-5-chloromuconate deaminase CnbZ, whose amino-acid sequence is MTREFSAGNYRFIPSVFQYSAGAAADDGYEIERVRFDRLVPLAEGFALAAKFIQEAGRPLTAFCACELRSPAAFSEEGFRAFNLHYVKTLSEWGIFDGTTNPVARSNVCPEIDPPSEPSFYAFSFTFPTSSKAPSFVIAGGAEAREGGGSYVERTVRYRDLSPEGLREKVRFTTTSQMENRMTAFGFGWKDTTGVQAYSVHDFHHALVDELVRRGALRSGLTWHFARPPVVDLEYEMDCRRVMREVVI